The Pelodiscus sinensis isolate JC-2024 chromosome 4, ASM4963464v1, whole genome shotgun sequence genomic sequence CTAGCCAAGTGACCACTTGGGATGCACAGAGACTTTTGGTGAACATGATGCAATTACTCATATTGCAGCAACAAAAGCCCCACTAAGAAACACTCCTTACCTCCTTACTGGACATAATTTTGAAGCCCCGGCTTTCTGTGTATGGGCACTGGCTTTGTAGTTAGCTACAGTGAAGCatccagcaaaatgcaggacaatgtagcactttaaagactaacaagatggtttattagatgatgagctttcgtgggccagacccacttcctcagatcaaaaggatctgaggaagtgggtctggcccacgaaagctcatcatctaataaaccatcttgttagtctttaaagtgctacattgtcctgcattttgcttcagctaccccagactaacgcggctacatttctatcactagtgaAGCATCCAGAGGGACAccacttgaaaaagaaaaaggtaTTCACCATGTGCAGATATTCTTCAAGATATGTGTCCCTATGGATGCTCCACCACCCACTTTACTCCCCTCTGCTCAGAGCTCTAAAATAAGCTCCGCTGTAGAGAAGGAACTTAGGGTGGTTGGAACACACAGAGGTAAATACATATGCCCATCATTGTGTGAGATGGAGAGGAACGCATGTGTGGCCCAACCGGCAGTGCTTCTGAATAGTTCCGATCCAAGGCTCAAGGAGTGCTGCTGCAACATCTCCAGTGGAGCACCTTCAGGAACACATATTTCAATGAACTCCAGTTACTGTACATAGTGAGTAACCTTTTTTCCTTTTGGCAAGGTTGTATAGAATTCTTAATTCTATAGTAGTCAGAGTTGAATGTGTTTGATAGGACTTTAAAACTAAGGTCCCCTGTACTTTGCATGGACACATATCCATTATACAACTATGACAGTTTACACCAGCTTAGGACCGATTTCTCTTGGGAATGCTATGATTCTTCTTTGTGCACAGTTATAAGTTGTACTGGTATTCTTgtgatgaaaatatttttacatatatgaatttatgttaatgaagcacccTATTCACACTGAATAATGCTTAATGATAAAACTCAAGTAAACTTGTGTTTCCTAGTATCCAAAAGGCTTGCTCTTTTGTTCTGGTTGACTAAATATAAAATCTCTTTTCAAACTAGTGTTTAAGAAACTTGAATAATAGTATAAAATTCAATTTATGTCTAATACAAGGAAGAAATTCAGAAGAATCTGGCAAGTTTACAACATAAAGATGAGGATATTACGTCTGCAGCTACTAAAGATCAGCACTTGGAATTAAATCAATTAAGGCAAGATTTGGCAAGGAAAGAGCATGAACTCAAGGAAAGTATTACAGAAAGAGCAACACTAACAGCAGAATTGGAAGAATTGGACAAGCAGAATCAAGAAACCATGCAGGTAATAATATTGTCAAGAATTAAAGGACTTGCTTTACTTTCCGTGTGTCGTGTTAATCTTTGCTCACGGATCTAATAGGTTCCCAAAGACTAAAATGAAATATAGATGGCATATGTATAATATAAATTCTCTACACTAAATCATAATTACATGAGAAAAATAAGAACTCATGAGTTGGGTTTAATGAAGAACCATATTttgaaacagtttaaaaaaaaaaagtagtgacaGCCTTTATATTAAGGCTTCATGTCTTAAGCTATCGTGTAGACCAAAATCGTTAAATGAATTATTATGGTGTATCTGAAAACATTAGGCTATCTGCTCTTAGAAAGAACTAACTTGTTTGAGGGGCATTCAACCAAGTCCACAAAAGGACAGTGCATTTAGTTaattactggattttttttaaacataaaaatgttataaaaaaGCTATCAATTGAAAAGTGAATATTCAGTAAATATGTCTTTGCTATTGTGTGCTAATGTCATTGTGTTTTGGCCACTTGTTTAAAAAAGTTTCAGTGTCTGGTGTTTTTTACAGGCTTTTTAATAAAGACTGGAATGAAAAAATATTCCTATATCTTCTAATAAAATTATTAATCTCTAGTTAAATTGCAGATATTCTGATAAGGTCTGTATTATGTAGGCATGGTATACCAATTTATCAAGTTTTGTATAATTCAAATAAATATAAACATTTCTTGCAGTGGTAGAGATTGTATGTTAATTTATATCTGTGTATTCATGTGAATGCACACTAATAACATTTAATTATTTGTGACTCAGGCATTAAATTAACTGGCTCTAAATATTCGCTTGAAATATTTGAACATATGCAGCTAAAATGGATGTTTACTGTATGTCAATTTAATTATCCTGAGAAAACCTGGACATTTTTTACTTTTACATTTAACTTACCCTTTTGGAGAGTGATTCTGTAGGTTTgatggaatatatatatatatttttaaatattaaattgctTAATCAACTCCTTTAAAAATTCCTTTACATTCTTTAACTATCCAGATGATTAAATGAATAAaagttctgtttttcctggctctgcTTTTATCCTGATGAATGCTTGTTTCTGTTTATTTTAGCATATGATTACCCTGAAAGAGCAAATATCAAAACAGCATACAAAAACTGATAGTACCATCACCCAGCTAAAACTTGACATAGATTTTGAAAGAAGGAAAGTGTCTGAAGTAGAAGCTGAGAAGATGGAAATGAGTAAGGAATTAGAAGctcaaaatttaaaaatgaaccACTGTACATCTGCACTTAATGATTTGCATATAAGTAATCAGCAGTTTCAGCATAATATTAAGGATTTAGAAGAACAACTAAAGAAATCCCAAGAATGTAACTTAAATAATAAAAAGGAGATTTCAGAATTGAAGCAAAATCTGAAACAAAAAGAAGAGGAACTTTCTGTTTCCCAGAATAAGTTAACAAAGATAATTAACCAAGAATCTAACAGTAATTATCAAGATCATTCACTTaaagaaagagaagcagaaaTTGCAAAACTAAATAAAgacatttcagaaaataaacaaCTCAATCAGAATTTGGAGAAATCAGTTTGTGATCTTAAAATAGAAAATGGAAAGCTTCTGTCAGCCTGTGAAGAACTGAAACAGCAGCTGCATGAAGCCTTTTCTGAGACTGTTTCCTTGGAAAAAGATACTATATTAGAGGCTTTGAAGATGGAAAAAGGACAATTGGAAACTGAATTAAGACAGACTGAAAAGCGGTTGTTAGAACAAGCTCAAAAATATGAACAAACCATTGAAGAACTGTCAAGTGCACATAACATGAATATCACTGAATTACAGGTTGAACATGAGCGTCTAGTGCAATGCAATCAAGAGAGAGACTTTGAGATAGCAGAACTCAAAAGGAACATTGAGCAGATGGAAGCCGATCATGAAGAAACTAAAGAGATGTTGACAACTAGCTTAGCAGGACAAAAGCAATTGACAGAACTCATAAAAGAGAAAGAGGTGTTTgttgaaaaatttaaaaatagagcTTTAGCATTGCAACAGGAGCTTGAAGAATACGTTAAAGATTCCAAAAAGCATGAGATTTTAAGACAAAATTTAGAAGAAAGAGACAAAAGTCTTGCAGCTATGAAAGAAGAAAACAATCATCTGAAGGAAGAGATTGAAAGACTAAAGGACCAGCAAAGCAGATCTCCACCTGTTGCTGAGCCTAAAACTCTTGATGATATTACTGAACTTGAAAGTGAGATTACACAATTACACGTAATAAAGAACAATCTTGAGGAGGAGATAAAACTTCACAAAAAAACAATTGAAGATCAAAATCGGAAAACTGTGCAACTTCAACAGTCTTTGCAGGAGCACAAAAGGGAAATAGATGAGTCTAAATTTCAGTATGAGCAAATGAATGTCACACATGAAAAGCTTTTCTTGGAGAAAGATGAGGAAATTAAAAGTTTGCAAGAAACAATTGAACAAATTAAAATTCAGTTGCACGCAGAAAGGCAAGTCATTCAGACGGACTCCTCTGATCTCTTTCAAGAAACCAAAGTCCAGACCCTAAATTGTGAAAATGGTAATGAAAAACATGACTTGTCTAAGTCTGAAATTGAAAGACTAGTAAAAggtatcagagagagagagagggaaattaAGCTTCTGAATGAAAAGAATGTTTCTTTAACTCAACAAATTGATCTCTTGTCTAAAGATCAAGTTGGTAAACTCACTCAGATCATCCAAGAGAAAGAATTAGAGATACAAGCTCTCCATGCAAGTGTTTCCTCTTCGTCATATAGGCAGGATATTCTGTACCTTCAACAGCAGCTACAAGCCTATGCCATGGAAAGAGAACAGGTGCTGGCAGTTTTAAGTGAAAAGACTAGAGAAAACAGTCAGTTAAAAACAGAgtatcataaaatcatggatatGGTAGCAGCTAAGGAAGCAGCTCTGATGAAGCTGCAAGAAGACAACCAAAAATTATCTAATAGGTTTGAAAATAGCAGCCAAGATATGTTTAGAGAAACTATTCAGAATTTGTCCCGTATCATTCGAGAGAAGGATATTGAAATAGATGCCTTGAGTCAGAAATGCCAAACCTTATTGACTGTCCTACAGACATCCAACGTAGGTACTGACAGTGGATCAGGAGGTGTTAACAGTAATCAGTTTGAGGAGCTTTTACAAGAACGTGATACATTAAAGCAACAAGTAAAGAAGATGGAAGAGTGGAAGCAACAAGTAATGACTACAGTCCAGAACATGCAGCATGAGTCAGCTCATCTCCAAGAGGAGCTACACAAGCTTCAGGCACAAATTTCACTTGACAGTGATAGCAGTTCTAAGTTACAGATGGATTACAATGGTTTGATCCAGAGTTATGAGCAGAATGAGAGAAAAATGAAAGGTTTTAGTCAGGAGTTAGCACAAGTTCAGCACAGTATAGGACAGCTTCATAATACCAAGGATCTTCTTCTAGGAAAACTTGATATGGTACCACCACCTTTACTCATGGCTTCTTCTGTTTCACACGCATCAGACATTCCAACCAGAACTCCTCCTGAAATAGTCAGTGATGAATCCAAACTCCTTCAACAAGAATTGGAGCGACTTAAAAAAATGttacaagaaaaagaaatgacTATAAGAACTCTTAAGGAAAATAATCAAAGATTGTCTGATTCTATGGCTGCAATTTCAGAGTTGGAAAGAAAGGGACAAAAAGACACTGATCCAGAGATGAGGCAGATAAAGGAAAAATTGGATGTTTTCCAGAAATCACTTAGGGAAAAAGACCTCTTGATTAAATCTAAAAGTGATCAGTTACTTTCTATAAGTGAAAATCTTAGtaacaaagaaaatgaaaatgagctTTTAAAACAAGCTGTCACTAATCTTAAAGAAAGAAATCTAATTTTAGAAATGGACATCTGTAAGCtgaaagaagaaaatgaaaaaatagtGACAAGATGCAAGGAGAAAGAAACTGAATTCCGGGCATTACAAGAGACCAACATGCAGTTTTCAATGATgttaagagagagagaatttgaatCTCACTCAATTAAAGAAAAGGCTCTTGCCTTTGAAAAACTATTGAAAGAAAAAGAACAGGTatcttaaaatgttttatttgtccCAGTAGTTATAAATATTTAATGGAGAAAATATAAACATGTTTAATCATGCATGTGACTGTAAATTCTCACAAATACAGTGTGGAGAGGTATGATGGCGTGTcagagttccccccccccccccgatcctgcagccccgtagcagcaagaacaggctccgccagccagtagaatagagagggtttattgcttctccaggatactgCACAACATacacgtgatgtggctacaggagtcagggcctggATGCCTCAGAACCCTTGAGACGGGGTGCCTGGGCCCCgagactcccagccccctccgtagtctgtctccttcatggttccagccaaAGACTGcctcttcgcccccccccccccctccccaacactcACTTCTTTGTTCCGTCCCTTCCCTTAACTGGTAGGACCAGttcggtcactgtcatgggggccctcaaggtgctcctccccctcccccccccccttgttgggcagtgcttacagacagaggccagtagggtcATCCAtagcccaagcatagcaaccagcaaggtactgacactacatcacaagaGGTACTAAAAGCAGAAGTGAATGAACTTGAAAGTTTTGAGTGATCAGTTGCAAGATTAGTGAGTGTGCTGTTAAGGATCTTTTAGAAACCTATATTTGTCTTCAAAGATCATCAGTATTACTCGCAAGAGTAACATTTAAAGAAATCATTTCAAAGTGATctgatgcagtttaaaaaaaattagttgcctttccctccccccccccccccagctgcagttGCGATTTATTAGACATGATTTTCAGCATTCTGTATCTAAGTGGAATCCATTTCTCTGAAAAAGCACAACTCTTCATAGATGTTGAAAATGTATTGAGTTACATAAAAAGTAAAAACAATGGGGAGACCTGTGGCTCCTTGaagactaggggtacgtctaaactacatggctccgtcgatggagccatgtagatttgttgttttggcaaatgcaaatgaagctgcaatttaaatgatcgcggcttcatttaaatttacatggctgccgcgctgagccgacaaacaactgatctgctgtttgtccgctcagcgtgctagtctggacgttcccctgccgacatcaaagccctttgtcagcagccccgttattcctcgtgggatgaggtttaccggggctgccgacaaagggctttgatgtcggcagaggagcgtccagactagcacgctgagcggacaaacagctgagtctggacgctcccctgccgacatcaaagccctttgtgggcagccccattattcctcgtgggatgaggtttaccggggctgccgacaaagggctttgatgtcggcaggggagcgtccagactagcacgctgagcggacaaacagctgatcagctttttgtcggctcagcgcggcagccatgtaaatttaaatgaagctgcgatcatttaaatggcggcttcatttgcctttgcctatgtgtctaatctacatgcctctgatgacagaggcatgtagtctagacacagcctaggagatttatttgggaataagctttcaTCAGTTTCCTGGGATACAGCACCAATACTTAGATGGTGATAAGCCTTTCAGCTCTGACTGAGGGAGACTACCTCAGCCCCCTCTAATGCCCCCTGTAACATGATCCCAGAAGGGGGTGCATCCAGGTGATATCTTTTGCCCAAAAAGCAGGTCAGAGACCTGGAGGAGGGCTAGAACTGGGTGGCTAGGCATGTGAGTTAGTGTCAGTGGGTTTGAGGTGCTGGGGGATGGATAGGGACTTAGCTTTGGGCTGCCCTCTCCCAGAGATGGATTGTATTGAGTCTgttctacgctgtgtccctgttgtccgataaaccttctgttctatctGCTGCCTGAGAGTCTCTTTTGACTATGAATGGGGCTGCAAGGCGCAATCACTCACCACACCTCGGTGACACTGGTGGTAGCAGTGGAATGTACTGCACTCCATGGGCAGAGCGTCTGGTAGTAAGTGACCAGAAGAGGTTTTTACCCATGaaggcttatgcccaaataaatctgttagtttttaaggtgccgcaggactctttgttgttttgcagatacaggctaacactacccctttgagacttgaCATAAAAAGTAACCTAATCTTTATGGTATGATGTTAATGACAGTTGGAATTGTATTTGTGTTgtcatcttattttttttaatccataaCATCTTCAAACACATGTGAAGCACTCTTCCAGTCCAAATGTCTTACTCTGGATTATTACAGCTAAATATTAAATTGCATTGATAAGGCACTTTAAATCATTAAGTTCAGATTGATTTTGTAAAACTATAAAATGTCATTTTATGGTTTCATGTTTACTCTTGATTATTTCCATATAAAATACaattacaaataaatatatatttttctaacTGCTAGTTCAGCAAACTCAGCTTTGGCTCTTGAGTCAAGCTAGTTTCTCTCAGTCTCTTGCATCACTTTCAATAATAAAAGTCTTGCAGAATAAATTAGGCCTCTTGGTGTCACCAGTTTAATTCAGATGTTTTCAGTGGGTTTCACAATGTAAGTGGAACTTAGTAAACAACTCCTTTTGTGCTGAATGAGATACAGTGTAGCTTACTCTTCATCATGTTGTCTCTGAAGAGCTAATAAGAGTAGTAACTAAATAAAAAGACATATTTTAGTGTTTTTCTTAATCAGATTATGATATGATTTTGAATACATGTGGAGAGCAGATCTGTGCATCAGGAAGATGCCATTTTTTGACataatcattttattttttattcttgaaAGTTTGGAGTGTGCCTAAAACATTAGTACCCCCTAATGGTTTATTTTCAGCTAAGTTCTACTCATCTGACTGTAATATATCTTTTGGCaagagttttatttttatatagctATCAAAACAAATCTAAACAATAACACAAACTAATGCCTAAAGAAGATTCAAATCAAGTTAATTAGCAAAAGCTATTTTGACAAGGAAGTTTAGCTTTGGAGATTTTTATTAGGAGGATTGCAGTTTTAAAGTACACGTCTGATATTGAAGGATGCTAGATATCTATTCAGTGCATTTAGTGAACAATTATATTTGTGTATGACAATTTCTGATCTATTGACAATATGACAGTGAA encodes the following:
- the TRIP11 gene encoding thyroid receptor-interacting protein 11 isoform X1, with the protein product MASWLGGLGSGLGQSLGQVGGSLSSLSGQISSFTKDILLEGTEEVGDAPTEHQVSNSRLREIESVNATQRLENERLKKVCSDLEEKHEAAELQIKQLSIEYRNQLQQREVEISHLKARQNALQEQLQKLQSAAQSAQLGPGVMPPTTTPASFVPVVKHHSSGFQGDDMDFGDVIWSQQEINRLSNEVSRLESEVAHWMQIAQSSRVQGTNNADQSEICKLQNIIKELKQKLSHEIDEHQHELSVLQDAHRQKLAEISSRHREELSEYEERIEELENQLQQGGAGIDISDYSNISELQKNIQILQTEKLEDTQAMKELEDKIKNFNQKLSSVENENQILLNERELVKVEKSQITQEYQRLKSEFIKLQNFVTEQETLLKEQGKKLPPMTSSEEEVLRLQQALLDAEKEIMRLNTLHQEEIQKNLASLQHKDEDITSAATKDQHLELNQLRQDLARKEHELKESITERATLTAELEELDKQNQETMQHMITLKEQISKQHTKTDSTITQLKLDIDFERRKVSEVEAEKMEMSKELEAQNLKMNHCTSALNDLHISNQQFQHNIKDLEEQLKKSQECNLNNKKEISELKQNLKQKEEELSVSQNKLTKIINQESNSNYQDHSLKEREAEIAKLNKDISENKQLNQNLEKSVCDLKIENGKLLSACEELKQQLHEAFSETVSLEKDTILEALKMEKGQLETELRQTEKRLLEQAQKYEQTIEELSSAHNMNITELQVEHERLVQCNQERDFEIAELKRNIEQMEADHEETKEMLTTSLAGQKQLTELIKEKEVFVEKFKNRALALQQELEEYVKDSKKHEILRQNLEERDKSLAAMKEENNHLKEEIERLKDQQSRSPPVAEPKTLDDITELESEITQLHVIKNNLEEEIKLHKKTIEDQNRKTVQLQQSLQEHKREIDESKFQYEQMNVTHEKLFLEKDEEIKSLQETIEQIKIQLHAERQVIQTDSSDLFQETKVQTLNCENGNEKHDLSKSEIERLVKGIREREREIKLLNEKNVSLTQQIDLLSKDQVGKLTQIIQEKELEIQALHASVSSSSYRQDILYLQQQLQAYAMEREQVLAVLSEKTRENSQLKTEYHKIMDMVAAKEAALMKLQEDNQKLSNRFENSSQDMFRETIQNLSRIIREKDIEIDALSQKCQTLLTVLQTSNVGTDSGSGGVNSNQFEELLQERDTLKQQVKKMEEWKQQVMTTVQNMQHESAHLQEELHKLQAQISLDSDSSSKLQMDYNGLIQSYEQNERKMKGFSQELAQVQHSIGQLHNTKDLLLGKLDMVPPPLLMASSVSHASDIPTRTPPEIVSDESKLLQQELERLKKMLQEKEMTIRTLKENNQRLSDSMAAISELERKGQKDTDPEMRQIKEKLDVFQKSLREKDLLIKSKSDQLLSISENLSNKENENELLKQAVTNLKERNLILEMDICKLKEENEKIVTRCKEKETEFRALQETNMQFSMMLREREFESHSIKEKALAFEKLLKEKEQGKMGELNHLLNEVKSMQEKAVSFQQERDQVMLALKQKQMESSALQNEVQHLRDKEQRLNQELERLRSHLLEMEDSYTQEALAAEDRETKLRKKVTVLEEKLVSSSTAVENASHQASLQVESLQEQLNLVTRQRDETVLQLTISQDQVKQYALSLANLQMVLEQFQQEEKAMYSAELEKHQKQTAEWKKKTEKLEGKVESLQESLEEANAALDAASRLTEQLDLKEEQIEDLRKQGELKQEMLEDAQNKLMNLINSTEGKVDKVLMRNLFIGHFHTPKNKRHEVLRLMGSILGIKKEELDQLLSEDQKGVTRWVTGWLGGGGAGSKSVPSTPLRPTNQSVFNSSFSELFVKFLETESRPNLPLPKLSVHDMKPLGATGICNSSSLTETIGSGTSRRSDANPFLAPRSAAVPLITPTSLGAGGSGHLLMKPISDALPTFTPLPVLPDASAGAVLKDLLKQ
- the TRIP11 gene encoding thyroid receptor-interacting protein 11 isoform X2, which translates into the protein MASWLGGLGSGLGQSLGQVGGSLSSLSGQISSFTKDILLEGTEEVGDAPTEHQVSNSRLREIESVNATQRLENERLKKVCSDLEEKHEAAELQIKQLSIEYRNQLQQREVEISHLKARQNALQEQLQKLQSAAQSAQLGPGVMPPTTTPASFVPVVKHHSSGFQGDDMDFGDVIWSQQEINRLSNEVSRLESEVAHWMQIAQSSRVQGTNNADQSEICKLQNIIKELKQKLSHEIDEHQHELSVLQDAHRQKLAEISSRHREELSEYEERIEELENQLQQGGAGIDISDYSNISELQKNIQILQTEKLEDTQAMKELEDKIKNFNQKLSSVENENQILLNERELVKVEKSQITQEYQRLKSEFIKLQNFVTEQETLLKEQGKKLPPMTSSEEEVLRLQQALLDAEKEIMRLNTLHQAGSFIGAGEDGLKVKTDTHILKAKNHKLGKEREEIQKNLASLQHKDEDITSAATKDQHLELNQLRQDLARKEHELKESITERATLTAELEELDKQNQETMQHMITLKEQISKQHTKTDSTITQLKLDIDFERRKVSEVEAEKMEMSKELEAQNLKMNHCTSALNDLHISNQQFQHNIKDLEEQLKKSQECNLNNKKEISELKQNLKQKEEELSVSQNKLTKIINQESNSNYQDHSLKEREAEIAKLNKDISENKQLNQNLEKSVCDLKIENGKLLSACEELKQQLHEAFSETVSLEKDTILEALKMEKGQLETELRQTEKRLLEQAQKYEQTIEELSSAHNMNITELQVEHERLVQCNQERDFEIAELKRNIEQMEADHEETKEMLTTSLAGQKQLTELIKEKEVFVEKFKNRALALQQELEEYVKDSKKHEILRQNLEERDKSLAAMKEENNHLKEEIERLKDQQSRSPPVAEPKTLDDITELESEITQLHVIKNNLEEEIKLHKKTIEDQNRKTVQLQQSLQEHKREIDESKFQYEQMNVTHEKLFLEKDEEIKSLQETIEQIKIQLHAERQVIQTDSSDLFQETKVQTLNCENGNEKHDLSKSEIERLVKGIREREREIKLLNEKNVSLTQQIDLLSKDQVGKLTQIIQEKELEIQALHASVSSSSYRQDILYLQQQLQAYAMEREQVLAVLSEKTRENSQLKTEYHKIMDMVAAKEAALMKLQEDNQKLSNRFENSSQDMFRETIQNLSRIIREKDIEIDALSQKCQTLLTVLQTSNVGTDSGSGGVNSNQFEELLQERDTLKQQVKKMEEWKQQVMTTVQNMQHESAHLQEELHKLQAQISLDSDSSSKLQMDYNGLIQSYEQNERKMKGFSQELAQVQHSIGQLHNTKDLLLGKLDMVPPPLLMASSVSHASDIPTRTPPEIVSDESKLLQQELERLKKMLQEKEMTIRTLKENNQRLSDSMAAISELERKGQKDTDPEMRQIKEKLDVFQKSLREKDLLIKSKSDQLLSISENLSNKENENELLKQAVTNLKERNLILEMDICKLKEENEKIVTRCKEKETEFRALQETNMQFSMMLREREFESHSIKEKALAFEKLLKEKEQGKMGELNHLLNEVKSMQEKAVSFQQERDQVMLALKQKQMESSALQNEVQHLRDKEQRLNQELERLRSHLLEMEDSYTQEALAAEDRETKLRKKVTVLEEKLVSSSTAVENASHQASLQVESLQEQLNLVTRQRDETVLQLTISQDQVKQYALSLANLQMVLEQFQQEEKAMYSAELEKHQKQTAEWKKKTEKLEGKVESLQESLEEANAALDAASRLTEQLDLKEEQIEDLRKQGELKQEMLEDAQNKLMNLINSTEGKVDKVLMRNLFIGHFHTPKNKRHEVLRLMGSILGIKKEELDQLLSEDQKGVTRWVTGWLGGGGAGSKSVPSTPLRPTNQSVFNSSFSELFVKFLETESRPNLPLPKLSVHDMKPLGATGICNSSSLTETIGSGTSRRSDANPFLAPRSAAVPLITPTSLGAGGSGHLLMKPISDALPTFTPLPVLPDASAGAVLKDLLKQ